The region AGGGGGCCTCCTATATCAAAGTGGATGCAGGTACAAAACTTGAGGTTCGGACGGTCACTCTCGATGACGGACGTCGTGTCAAAGTTTATATCCCGGTTCAGTAATTTGTCCTTTCTTCTCTCAGCGGCTATAATACGGTATGAAATACAAAATGCTTGCCCTTGATATCGATGATACTATTGTGACGGAGGCCGGCATGGAAGTCTCACCCGAGGTATATAAAGCGCTTCAAAAGGCATCAGAGAAAGTGACTATAACATTTGTCACAGCTCGTGCTATCAATAGATTTCAAGAGTTTCTTGACACCTTAAATCTTCCTAAAGGGTATCATGTGGTAGAAAACGGTGCAAAAGTGCTTGATCCCCAGGGCAATCTGGAATTTGACCTCTCTCTCCCCCATGAAGAAGTCGAAGAAATACTCAATGCGGCGGAACCTTACTATTTGGAAATGGGTTTTCTGGTCGACGAATATTGGAAAGATGATATCCTGACAATCGGTCCCGAAAACACCGTGACAGGTGTTTCGTTTACCTGCTCATCCGAAACGCAGGCGCAGCTTCTTGAAGAAGCCGTACATCAACTCTCCCACGATTACGCACTCTATATCGGTAAACACTGGACCAATCCTGATGAATGGAAAGGCATTCTGGTGTTTCATAAAGATGCGACAAAAGGGAACGGCATGCGCCATATTCAAGAAAAGCTCGGTATTAAACCCGCAGAAACAATAGCGGTCGGTGACGGTGCCACAGATATTCATATGTTTGATGCCGCAGGTGTGAAAGTAGCCATGGGGAATGCGGTTCCTGAGCTAATAAATGCTGCAGATTATGTCGCGCCTGATGTTAAAGAAGACGGAATACTTACAGTTCTTGATACGTTTATTTTTGATACCAAGAAATAATTCAGACCTGCGAAAGATATTGATCGACGTCAAACTTTCTTTTCAAACCGTTTGCATTCATATATCTGATTTTTCCGTAAATAGAGCGTTCAAACCATGGGCGATCATGGACACCTCCGATCGACCAGGCACAGCCGACATAGCCGTTGGGATCTCTCCCGTCAAGCTCGTATTTGTCATTCAAATATACTGCTATTTCCATCGCCTCCTGTGCGGTCTTTGTCCATTCTAGAATTTTTTTTGCCCAGTACATCCGCATATAGCCGTGCATTTTCCCTTTATCGACCATTTCTATCTGTGCCTTATTCCATATCTCGTCATGGGTCTTGCCTTGTTCAAATTCTTTTAACGTATAGACGTATTCTCTTCTGTCCTTGAGATGTTCGTTCAAACTTTTTTTCGACCAATCCGGAAAGCCACGGTAAGAATCGTATTCTGAATTATAGTTGCAGTAATTATCCGCGAGCTCTCTTCTGATTATCAGTTCTTCTAAAAATGCTTCCTTGTCCTCATTCGGTGCAATTGATTGTTGTATATTCAGGGATATGTACTGTGCTGAGATTTGGCCGAAATGAAGATACGGGGAGAGATTTGACTGTGCATTTAGATTCGGGTTATTGCTTTTTTCGCCGTATCCACGAAGACGCGTTTCGATAAATTCTTTCATCATATGTTTTGCGGCCTTTTCCCCGGGGTTGAGCCATGTGACAGCTTTTACTTCTCTGTTACACGAGAGCTTATTTGTAACGCCTTCCCATTCTGTATTGTGAAGCGATATCGAATGAGGTATGTTCTTTCCGACATTCGGAAATGCAGTGAGAAATTGTTTCAACTTTTTCTGAATTTTGGGACGTATGGTACGTGCGGCAAACTCCTGTCTGGGAGAGGCTTCCCAAACGGGGACAATATTATGTGCATCAACTTCATAAAAAGGGATAGTCGTGTTTCGAGCAATGCTTGTTCTCCACTCCCTTCCAATTCTGAGGGGTGAAAAATCAGTCACTAATTCTTTTACATCATATCTGAATGTTAGTTTAGGAATTTCTTCTATCGGATCACCGATTTGAAGGATAAACGGGATATAAAGTTTCTTCAGAGAGGTATCAATTTCTTTTAGTCCTTTGAGCATAAAATCATAATGTCTCAATGTTGCTCCGGGAAAATTCGGAGTAAGTACGAAGAAAACAACAAGAGGCAGATTGTTTTTCTTTGATAGTTCCTGCGCATACAGCAATGCCCAGTTCTCGGACACACGCTGATCGCGACTCATCCAGTATGCGATCGCTGAGCCGCTGCTTGTGGTTTGGGTATTGAGCTTTCTGATTCTCTCTTTCTGAATCATATCTATATTATAATGGGTTATTACATTCATTTTCTTAATGTTATGCCCAAAAAAGTAATTATTATCGGTTCCGGTTTTGGTGG is a window of Candidatus Roizmanbacteria bacterium DNA encoding:
- a CDS encoding HAD family phosphatase, which codes for MKYKMLALDIDDTIVTEAGMEVSPEVYKALQKASEKVTITFVTARAINRFQEFLDTLNLPKGYHVVENGAKVLDPQGNLEFDLSLPHEEVEEILNAAEPYYLEMGFLVDEYWKDDILTIGPENTVTGVSFTCSSETQAQLLEEAVHQLSHDYALYIGKHWTNPDEWKGILVFHKDATKGNGMRHIQEKLGIKPAETIAVGDGATDIHMFDAAGVKVAMGNAVPELINAADYVAPDVKEDGILTVLDTFIFDTKK
- a CDS encoding deoxyribodipyrimidine photo-lyase — its product is MIQKERIRKLNTQTTSSGSAIAYWMSRDQRVSENWALLYAQELSKKNNLPLVVFFVLTPNFPGATLRHYDFMLKGLKEIDTSLKKLYIPFILQIGDPIEEIPKLTFRYDVKELVTDFSPLRIGREWRTSIARNTTIPFYEVDAHNIVPVWEASPRQEFAARTIRPKIQKKLKQFLTAFPNVGKNIPHSISLHNTEWEGVTNKLSCNREVKAVTWLNPGEKAAKHMMKEFIETRLRGYGEKSNNPNLNAQSNLSPYLHFGQISAQYISLNIQQSIAPNEDKEAFLEELIIRRELADNYCNYNSEYDSYRGFPDWSKKSLNEHLKDRREYVYTLKEFEQGKTHDEIWNKAQIEMVDKGKMHGYMRMYWAKKILEWTKTAQEAMEIAVYLNDKYELDGRDPNGYVGCAWSIGGVHDRPWFERSIYGKIRYMNANGLKRKFDVDQYLSQV